From one Diorhabda carinulata isolate Delta chromosome 12, icDioCari1.1, whole genome shotgun sequence genomic stretch:
- the LOC130900199 gene encoding putative transporter svop-1 — protein MNVPKFCRDNKESFSFDEAITLTGYGKFQYEAAAICCLSIVIVGFQNDISSYIFPSAKCELNLTSFELGLLNVAFLGGGTISCFLWGLLADNKGRKKVIIFTHFCNALVTIMSALNTHTTFLVICRFINGFLTGAPGSLTYAYLAEFQPPKYRFRSVCFLGLFFIGSWLLLPIIAYVILPLNINYSFKDIIKLSPWRFFLLLIALPEIVVTFWFTRLPESPKYHTGRGNPKEALKILHKMYFINTGNSPDSFPVKYIICEGDSHRRHNTIVSRGKTYRVLKEVGDHLKQLFQKPLLWRTFLISSIMFSNMFGLFGLGLWLPELFIKFERYQTLYPNTTASIELLSNLPLDGENSSETSFDTSVIMSTVATGTAALIFNGVSCLLSTRISSKTMTSALSLAAGVSAGAIYWLTSSTQNLVVACIFQATMLTANMCITSLIVELFPSTVGGIAVCTVICAGRIGAAISNLVFAYLVDKRCELPIFIVAAVEIVCGILCFFVPKPGDCLNDEKEEKNAEKFTRVSIW, from the exons ATGAACGTGCCGAAATTTTGCCGAGATAATAAAGAGTCCTTCAGCTTCGACGAAGCTATAACTTTGACAg GTTATGGTAAATTTCAATATGAAGCCGCAGCAATTTGTTGTCTATCAATAGTAATAGTAGGTTTTCAAAACGACATTTCCTCGTATATATTTCCATCGGCGAAATGCGAACTTAACCTAACTTCTTTCGAATTAGGTCTACTTAACGTCGCGTTTCTAGGTGGTGGTACGATCAGCTGTTTTCTCTGGGGTCTGCTAGCTGATAACAAGGGTcgaaaaaaagtaataatatttaCACATTTTTGTAATGCCCTCGTAACAATTATGAGTGCGTTAAATACGCATACGACATTTTTGGTTATTTGTAGATTTATAAATGGTTTTCTCACGGGAGCTCCAG gtAGTTTAACATATGCTTACTTAGCCGAATTCCAACCTCCAAAATATCGTTTCAGAAGCGTTTGCTTCCTCGGATTATTCTTCATCGGTTCATGGTTATTACTCCCAATAATAGCCTACGTAATTTTACCTCTAAACATAAATTACAGCTTCAAAGATATAATTAAATTGTCTCCTTGGAGATTTTTCTTACTTCTGATTGCGTTACCGGAAATTGTAGTGACATTTTGGTTTACAAGGTTACCGGAAAGTCCCAAATATCACACAGGAAGAGGAAATCCGAAAGAAGCTTTGAAGATTCtacataaaatgtattttattaacACAGGAAACTCTCCCGATAGTTTTCctgttaaatatattatttgtgaaGGTGATTCGCATCGTCGGCATAATACAATCGTGTCCAGGGGGAAAACGTACAGGGTATTGAAGGAAGTGGGCGATCATTTGAAACAGTTATTTCAAAAACCGTTACTATGGAGGACGTTTTTGATTAGCAGCATTATGTTCAGCAACATGTTTGG ATTATTCGGTTTGGGTCTTTGGCTACCAGAACTTTTCATCAAATTCGAAAGGTATCAAACGCTGTATCCTAATACCACGGCCAGCATCGAATTATTATCGAATCTACCGCTAGATGGCGAAAATTCTAGCGAAACGTCGTTCGATACGTCGGTAATTATGAGCACCGTCGCCACCGGTACCGCCGCCCTCATCTTCAACGGCGTCTCTTGTCTGCTTAGCACCAGGATATCTTCGAAAACCATGACCTCGGCGTTGTCGCTGGCGGCGGGCGTCAGCGCCGGCGCCATCTATTGGCTGACGTCTTCGACGCAGAACCTCGTAGTCGCTTGTATTTTCCAAGCGACCATGTTGACCGCCAACATGTGCATCACCAGTTTGATAGTGGAATTGTTTCCTAGTACCGTGGGCGGTATAGCGGTGTGCACGGTTATATGCGCCGGTAGGATCGGAGCCGCCATCAGCAACTTGGTTTTCGCTTATCTCGTCGACAAACGTTGCGAATTGCCGATTTTCATCGTCGCCGCCGTCGAAATCGTCTGCGGTATCTTGTGCTTTTTCGTACCGAAGCCCGGCGATTGTTTGAACgacgaaaaagaagaaaaaaacgcCGAAAAGTTTACGCGCGTATCGATTTGGTAG